Proteins encoded in a region of the Strix aluco isolate bStrAlu1 chromosome 26, bStrAlu1.hap1, whole genome shotgun sequence genome:
- the SERINC2 gene encoding serine incorporator 2: MGACLGVCSLLSCVSCLCGSAPCLLCACCPSAKNSTVSRLLFTFFLFLGTLVSIIMIIPGVEKELHKLPGFCEGSGSVLGVQTHVDCGSFLGHKAVYRMGFAMAAFFFLFAAIMVCVRSSKDPRAAVQNGFWFFKFLVLVGITVGAFYIPDGAFTSVWFYFGVVGSFLFILIQLVLLIDFAHSWSQLWLRNAGESNAKGWYAALCIITFIFYATSIAAIVLLYVYYTKPEGCTEGKVLISINLILCFIVSAVSILPKIQDAQPHSGLLQASLITLYTIYVTWSALANVPTQTCNPTLLVRNSTGSAMATQPLTTWWDAPSIVGLIIFILCTLFISVRSSDHPQVNKLMLTEESAAGAGGEAAAVESGLHRAYDNEQDGVSYNYTFFHLCLLLAALYIMMTLTNWYRPDESLQVLRSPWTAVWVKICSSWAGLLLYLWTLVAPLVLPDRDFS, from the exons ATGGGGGCCTGTCTCGGCGTCTGCTCCCTGCTCAGCTGC GTGTCCTGTCTCTGCGGCTCCGCGCCATGCCTGCTCTGCGCCTGCTGCCCCTCGGCCAAGAACTCCACTGTCTCCCGCCTCCTCTtcaccttcttcctcttcctcggCACCCTTGTGTCCATCATTATGATAATCCCTGGTGTGGAGAAGGAGCTGCACAAG CTCCCCGGCTTCTGTGAAGGAAGTGGGTCAGTCCTGGGGGTCCAGACCCACGTTGACTGCGGCAGCTTCCTGGGCCACAAAGCCGTGTACCGCATGGGCTTCGCCATGGCcgccttcttcttcctcttcgctGCAATCATGGTGTGTGTGCGCAGCAGCAAGGACCCGCGAGCCGCCGTGCAGAACGG CTTCTGGTTCTTCAAGTTCCTGGTGCTGGTGGGGATCACGGTGGGGGCTTTCTACATCCCCGATGGTGCCTTCACCTCAG TCTGGTTTTACTTTGGTGTGGTCGgctccttcctcttcatcctcatccaGCTCGTCCTCCTCATCGACTTCGCCCACTCCTGGAGCCAGCTGTGGCTGCGCAACGCGGGCGAGAGCAACGCCAAGGGCTGGTACGCAG CCCTTTGCATCATCACCTTCATCTTCTACGCCACTTCCATTGCGGCCATAGTGCTGCTCTACGTCTACTACACCAAGCCCGAGGGCTGTACAGAGGGCAAGGTCCTCATCAGCATCAACCTCATCCTCTGCTTCATCGTCTCTGCTGTCTCCATACTGCCCAAAATCCAG GATGCTCAGCCGCACTCGGGGCTGCTGCAGGCGtccctcatcaccctctacaccATCTACGTCACCTGGTCCGCCCTGGCCAACGTGCCAA CCCAGACCTGTAACCCCACGCTGCTGGTGAGGAACAGCACTGGCTCGGCGATGGCCACCCAGCCGCTGACAACCTGGTGGGACGCCCCGAGCATCGTGGGGTTGATAATCTTCATCCTCTGCACCCTCTTCATCAG CGTCCGCTCCTCGGACCACCCGCAGGTCAACAAGCTGATGCTGACAGAGGAgagcgcggccggggcgggcggcgaggcggcggccgTGGAGAGCGGGCTGCACCGCGCCTACGACAACGAGCAGGACGGCGTGTCCTACAACTACACCTTCTTccacctctgcctcctcctcgctgccctcTACATCATGATGACCCTCACCAACTGGTACAG GCCGGATGAGAGCTTGCAGGTGCTGAGGAGCCCCTGGACGGCCGTGTGGGTGAAGATCTGCTccagctgggccgggctcctgctCTACCTCTGGACCTTGGTGGCTCCGCTGGTGCTGCCAGACCGGGACTTCAGCTAA